The sequence below is a genomic window from Cucumis melo cultivar AY chromosome 5, USDA_Cmelo_AY_1.0, whole genome shotgun sequence.
tttttatttaaataaaaaaagaaactttaaaATTGATCCATAAAAGTTTGTTTCAATCCAAAATGTCGCACCAAAAAGATGGccacatgtgtatatatatatataaacaaggGACAAGGGCTGGTTACCACATCGATTTCCATAAAGATCTCGACCCACAACCTTATtgttccttttaattttttaagtgACTTAGAAAGGTTTTGAGGAGCCCCCACGTTTACCCCATTTCCCCccttcatattttttttttgttttcttctttggTCTACAGGCTTGGCGTTGAAAAACCCCTTTTGAACCCAAAATCCCATTGCTCCTTGACTTTTGTTTCTCGACCTCCTTCTGGATTTCTGGGTTTCTTCGTTTTTtgtacgttttttttttcttattctacTATGAGTCAATGTCGTTTCAGTTACCTTGTGATTCCCGTTTATTGGCTGAttgattttctctttttcccatttccattttcatctgggtttgttttttttttgtttgtactGTGTTGAGTTTTGACCGTTTCAGCTCAAATTTCTGAATTCCAGATCTGGGTTTGTCATTTCACATTATGATATGTTTATATACATGCTTGTCTTTCCTTCTTTGGTGCTGTGTTGTACTCTGGTATTCTTCTTCTTGTGTTGAATTTAGTTGAATGTTTGAGGATTAGTAGATTGTGAAGTTATTATGCTGTGCGTCGTTGATGTAGCTTCATTAGTTTAGTTGTGGTGCTCCTTACATTTTATCTGTTTGATTTTCACATTTTGATATGTTTATATGTGCATGTTCTTTCTCCTTTGTTGCTATTTTGTTGACTGGTATTAATTTTCTTGTGTTGAGTTTAGTTGAATGTTTGAGGATTAGCAGATTGTGAAGTTATTGTGCTGAGTTTCCATTGATGTAGCTTCATTAGTTGTTGCGTTCCTTACATTTTGTCTGTTTGACTTTCTGGTGCAGAATTCTGTGAAATGAAAAGAAGCTGCTGAAGTTGAGAAATTGAAACCAATGATGGGGAGGAAGACTTCACCAGGTTTTCTGGTGCTTTTGGCTCTTGGGTTTCTTTTTGCTTCTTATAATTTGATCACCATGTCTGTACACTACAAAGCCTCGAAAGGGAGTTGGTTAGCAGATGGGTTTGATTTGTTTGATCCCGTTATTCGAGTGCCTGGTAGAGCAGAACGAGCAGGGAAAACCAATTCGAAATACCATGTTGCTGTCACTGCAACTGATGCTCCTTATAGTCAATGGCAGTGCAGGATCATGTATTACTGGTATAAGAAAGTGAAGGATTTGCCTGGCTCTGACATGGGAAGCTTCACTAGAGTTTTGCATTCAGGAACTCCAGATAATTTAATGAAAGAGATTCCAACTTTTATTGTTGATCCTTTGCCAGAAGGATTGGATCGGGTGAGTTTCTGATGATTCCTGTTCTGTTTTTAGTAGTTTCTCCAGTGGTTCTGCTTCAAACTTCACTTGTTTGCCTTATTTTATGTCAGCAGTGTTTCTCGTGTTCCTTTTTCACTCTTCAAGTTCATTTAGACATTGGGTTTTTTCTTGTTGATCTTATATTCTGTTCggttttggttttgttttcgCCAGTGGCTGAACTTAATGCATtgaatttcaatgaaaaattcaGGGTTATATTGTTCTAAACCGACCGTGGGCTTTTGTGCAATGGCTGGAGAAAGCAAACATTGAAGAAGAGTGAGATAGTTTCTGAGTTTTTGCTGATAAagcttttcttttccttctcccTTCGATGAAATCTGAGGAAGTTGACTATTTGACTGATGCAGGTATATACTAATGGCAGAACCCGATCATATATTTGTTAAGCCGTTACCAAACTTAGCCCACGGAAAGAATCCAGCTGGATTTCCGTTCTTCTACATAAAGCCAGCTGAACATGAGAAGATCATCAGGAAATTCTATCCTGAGGAGAAAGGTCCAGTGACCAA
It includes:
- the LOC103491472 gene encoding hydroxyproline O-arabinosyltransferase NOD3-like, which gives rise to MMGRKTSPGFLVLLALGFLFASYNLITMSVHYKASKGSWLADGFDLFDPVIRVPGRAERAGKTNSKYHVAVTATDAPYSQWQCRIMYYWYKKVKDLPGSDMGSFTRVLHSGTPDNLMKEIPTFIVDPLPEGLDRGYIVLNRPWAFVQWLEKANIEEEYILMAEPDHIFVKPLPNLAHGKNPAGFPFFYIKPAEHEKIIRKFYPEEKGPVTNIDPIGNSPVIIEKTLLEEIAPTWVNISLRMKDDPTTDKTFGWVLEMYAYAVASALHGVRHTLRKDFMLQPPWDLEVGRNFIIHYTYGCDYTMKGELTYGKIGEWRFDKRSYLNGPPPRNLSLPPPGVPESVVRLVKMVNEATANIPGWGES